A portion of the Bacteroidales bacterium genome contains these proteins:
- a CDS encoding LytTR family DNA-binding domain-containing protein, giving the protein MAEVLKILLVDDEPEARELLSYMLAGKRGIRVVGTAGDVDEALKLVHKEQPHLVLLDIQMPEKDGFHFIEQVHRAGVEPGIIFVTAYEHYAIQAIRNSVFDYILKPVYQEELESAIDRFRETKSQIQEQDFQKLVESLRSTGPAKIKLNTRSGYSLIDPSQIVYCKAEGNYTRIQLANESFEVITQNLGAIEEALEGNNFFRASRSYLLNLRFLARVQRKSSNCILEYSGNSCSIKIPAQKIRLLESTFSR; this is encoded by the coding sequence ATGGCCGAGGTATTAAAAATATTGCTTGTTGATGATGAACCGGAGGCCCGGGAATTACTCAGCTACATGCTTGCGGGAAAGAGGGGAATCAGGGTAGTTGGTACTGCCGGAGATGTGGATGAGGCTTTAAAACTGGTGCACAAAGAGCAGCCACATCTGGTTCTTCTCGATATTCAAATGCCTGAAAAAGATGGTTTTCATTTTATTGAACAGGTTCATCGTGCAGGAGTCGAACCGGGAATTATATTTGTTACTGCTTATGAGCACTATGCGATTCAGGCCATCCGAAACTCGGTTTTTGATTATATTCTGAAACCGGTTTATCAGGAGGAGCTCGAGAGTGCTATTGATCGTTTTCGGGAAACAAAGAGTCAGATTCAGGAACAGGACTTTCAGAAGCTGGTAGAATCCCTGCGCAGTACCGGTCCGGCCAAAATCAAACTGAACACCCGTTCAGGTTACAGCCTGATTGATCCTTCGCAGATTGTCTATTGTAAGGCAGAAGGAAACTATACCCGCATTCAGCTGGCCAATGAAAGTTTTGAAGTTATAACCCAGAACCTGGGAGCGATTGAGGAAGCACTCGAAGGGAATAATTTTTTCCGCGCAAGCCGCTCGTACCTGTTAAATCTGAGATTCCTTGCCAGGGTACAGCGTAAAAGCAGCAATTGCATTCTTGAATATTCTGGAAATAGCTGTTCGATAAAAATTCCGGCTCAGAAAATCAGGTTGTTGGAATCGACCTTTTCCAGATAA
- a CDS encoding T9SS type A sorting domain-containing protein, giving the protein MVEVFNLEGMPVFKLRAEDKDNFTISDLEGKGLPCGVYFVKIEKQHGTEMAKLLIC; this is encoded by the coding sequence ATGGTAGAAGTATTTAACCTGGAAGGCATGCCTGTATTCAAACTGAGAGCCGAGGATAAAGATAATTTTACCATTTCTGACCTGGAAGGTAAAGGATTACCATGCGGAGTATATTTCGTGAAAATTGAAAAGCAGCATGGTACTGAAATGGCCAAACTATTGATCTGCTAA
- the lon gene encoding endopeptidase La, giving the protein MIPIDEETEYIPLLSQEEEEDLKKVNIPDVLPILPLRNTVLFPGVVIPITVGRYKSLKLVHEVYKKNKILGAVAQRDGSVEDPELEDFYKIGTVAQILKILEMPDGSTSVIIQGRKRFTINDLLTEKPYHVARITPLEDDKDEPAGEDKAVAAALKELAIKIIKLSSNIPTEATFAVKNIESPSFLVNFLASNSELSLKQKQELLETNSVSKRGFTLLESLSKEVQMLELKNDIQTKVKNDLDQQQREFLLHQQMKTIQDELGGSPQDQEVLEFREKGEKKKWSKEVAASFEKELDKLLRLNPATGEFSVQVNYIQTLVELPWNEYTKDNFNLKRASRILDKDHFGLEKVKDRILEHLAVLKLKGDLKSPILCLVGPPGVGKTSLGKSIAEALNRKYVRMSLGGLHDEAEIRGHRKTYIGAMPGRVIQNLKKVKTSNPVFVLDEIDKVGRGAQGNPESALLEVLDPEQNKSFHDNFLELDFDLSKVMFIATANTTAGINPALLDRMEIIDLSGYIVEEKIQIAKRHLIPDQIENHGLTRKQLSISAPVLEKIIEGYTRESGVRQLDKQIAKLVRVYARHIAFEESYDPRLSLEKVTEILGPPRYIKDKYDGNKHAGVVTGLAWTSTGGEILFVETSLSQGEGKLTLTGNLGDVMKESAVLALEYLKSHAAKYSIDPSIFKKYNVHVHVPEGAIPKDGPSAGVAMVTSITSAFTQRKVRENCAMTGEITLRGKVLPVGGIKEKILAAKRAGITEIAISVENRKDVEEINEIYRKGLNFKFVNEISGLMDFVLLPEQVDQPMQLT; this is encoded by the coding sequence AAAGTGAACATTCCCGATGTATTGCCTATTCTCCCCCTGCGTAATACCGTACTGTTTCCGGGCGTGGTGATCCCGATTACCGTAGGCAGGTATAAATCCCTGAAACTGGTTCATGAGGTTTATAAAAAAAATAAAATACTGGGAGCCGTAGCTCAGAGGGATGGGTCCGTGGAAGATCCTGAATTGGAAGATTTTTACAAAATCGGAACCGTGGCTCAGATCCTGAAGATCCTGGAGATGCCAGATGGGTCCACTTCAGTAATTATCCAGGGGAGGAAACGGTTTACGATAAATGATCTGCTTACTGAGAAACCTTATCATGTGGCAAGGATCACCCCTCTGGAGGATGACAAGGATGAACCTGCAGGAGAAGACAAAGCAGTGGCGGCTGCTCTGAAAGAGCTCGCAATAAAAATTATAAAACTCTCCTCCAATATCCCTACTGAAGCAACTTTTGCCGTAAAAAACATTGAAAGCCCATCTTTTCTGGTCAACTTTCTGGCTTCCAACAGTGAGCTCTCCCTGAAACAGAAACAGGAACTGCTGGAAACCAACAGTGTCTCTAAACGGGGATTTACCCTGCTGGAGAGTCTGTCTAAGGAGGTTCAGATGCTGGAACTGAAAAATGATATCCAGACCAAGGTGAAAAATGACCTGGATCAACAACAAAGAGAATTCCTGTTGCATCAGCAAATGAAAACCATCCAGGATGAGCTGGGAGGCTCGCCACAGGACCAGGAAGTGCTTGAATTCAGAGAAAAGGGGGAAAAGAAAAAATGGAGCAAGGAGGTGGCTGCTTCTTTCGAAAAAGAGCTGGACAAGCTGCTCAGGCTAAACCCGGCCACCGGTGAGTTTTCGGTCCAGGTCAACTACATCCAGACCCTGGTGGAGCTGCCGTGGAACGAGTACACCAAAGATAACTTCAATCTCAAACGCGCCAGCCGGATCCTGGATAAGGACCATTTCGGATTGGAGAAAGTGAAGGACAGGATCCTGGAACACCTGGCCGTGCTTAAACTGAAAGGAGACCTGAAATCCCCGATTCTTTGCCTGGTAGGCCCTCCGGGAGTTGGAAAGACCTCCCTTGGTAAGTCCATTGCGGAAGCGCTGAACCGGAAATATGTCAGAATGTCACTGGGCGGACTTCACGATGAGGCTGAAATCAGAGGCCACAGGAAAACATATATTGGAGCTATGCCCGGGAGAGTGATTCAGAATCTGAAAAAAGTTAAAACCTCCAACCCGGTATTTGTACTGGATGAAATTGATAAAGTAGGAAGGGGCGCCCAGGGAAATCCCGAATCTGCACTTTTAGAAGTTCTTGATCCTGAACAGAATAAATCTTTTCACGATAATTTCCTGGAACTTGATTTTGATCTTTCTAAGGTCATGTTTATAGCCACTGCCAATACCACAGCCGGAATTAATCCTGCCCTGCTGGACCGGATGGAGATCATTGATCTCTCCGGTTATATTGTGGAGGAGAAAATTCAGATTGCGAAAAGGCACCTGATACCGGACCAGATAGAAAATCACGGTCTGACACGAAAGCAGCTCTCCATATCAGCTCCTGTTCTGGAAAAGATCATTGAAGGATATACCCGTGAATCGGGCGTCAGACAATTGGACAAGCAAATTGCCAAGCTGGTACGGGTCTATGCCAGGCACATTGCTTTTGAAGAAAGTTACGACCCCAGGCTCTCGCTGGAGAAGGTCACTGAGATTCTGGGACCCCCCAGATATATCAAGGATAAATATGATGGAAACAAGCATGCAGGTGTGGTAACCGGACTGGCCTGGACCTCAACCGGCGGAGAAATCCTGTTTGTGGAAACATCCCTGAGCCAGGGAGAAGGCAAACTCACGCTGACCGGTAACCTGGGCGATGTCATGAAAGAATCAGCAGTTCTGGCACTTGAATACCTGAAGTCCCATGCTGCGAAATACTCCATTGATCCGTCCATCTTTAAAAAATATAATGTACACGTGCATGTTCCCGAAGGAGCGATTCCCAAGGATGGCCCCTCTGCGGGAGTAGCCATGGTAACCTCCATTACCTCGGCATTCACCCAGAGAAAAGTGAGGGAGAATTGTGCCATGACCGGGGAAATCACACTGAGGGGAAAGGTGCTGCCTGTGGGGGGTATCAAGGAAAAGATCCTGGCAGCAAAAAGAGCAGGCATCACCGAAATAGCCATCTCGGTTGAGAACAGAAAAGATGTCGAGGAGATTAATGAAATCTACCGCAAAGGGCTTAATTTCAAATTTGTCAATGAGATTTCCGGTTTAATGGATTTTGTTCTGCTTCCCGAACAGGTGGATCAACCCATGCAGCTTACTTAG